The Microcaecilia unicolor chromosome 3, aMicUni1.1, whole genome shotgun sequence nucleotide sequence AGCTGTCCCTTCTCTATCTCTAGAATCTCAGCCTCTTCCTCTAATAATCCATTCCAGAGAGACCTTTCCCTCGTCTCTTGTATTTAAACCCCTTCTTCTAATAACCCATTTCTGAGACCTTTCCCTCGTATTTAAGCCCCTTCCTCTAATAATTCATTCCTGACAGTCCCTCTCCCCCTATCTCTTGTATCTAAGCCCCTTCCTCTTATAATTCATTCCTGACAGTCCCTCTCCCCGTCTCTTGTATCTAAGCCCCATCCTCTAATAATCCATTCCTGAGagacctttccctcatctcttgtATTTAAGCCCCTTCCTCTAATAATCCATTCCTGACAGCCCCTCCCCCATTTCTGAGAGCACCTCTCCCCCTGTCTCTTGTATCTAAGCCCCCTTCCTCTAATAATCCATTCCTGAGAGACCTCCCCCATATCTAACAGCACTTCTGTCTaggatccgagccccttcctcaAATCCGTTCCTGAGACCCTCCCCCATATCTATGAGTACCTCTCCCCCTGTCTCTTGTATCTGAGCCCTTCACCTATACCTGCTTCTGTCTCTCTCATGCTGAGCCCccttcctgtgctaacccagaaCTCCCCATACCTGAGAGCGCCTCTCCCCTCTGCAACACCTCCTCAATGTTGGTCACCATGATCTTCTGTACATCCTGCAGCTCGGTGTTGATGGAGCTGAGGTGGCGTTTGGACCAGGAATCCACATAAGACTTCTTTAGCTTCTGGATGTAAGTGTCTGTAAAAACACAGCCAAtgagggagggaatggggtgagAGGAGAGGGTAAGGGAATACAATGACAAATCCTGGTTCTCATCACGTGGATGGACCAGCTGAAACAAGAAGAGGGCtcgagaggaggaggagatgatgGTGTTGGTGCAAGAACTCAccagagaaaggaagggattttggatttagctcatgtcttttgTCAGTAGTAGTtgttcaaagtgagttaactttcaggtacaggaggtattttctCGTCCCCCTGAGGGTTTACAGTCTTTAAGTTtggtacccgaggcaatggagggttaagtgacttgcccaagatcaccacaatgggatttgaaccctggcttccctggttctcagaccattgctccagtggcgtagccacaggtgggcttgggtggaccggggcccacccatttatggctcaggcccacccaacagtagcacatgtttggtggtaactggtgggaatcccaagctccgccagctgaagatttctccctgatggtaacgaaaacgctactttccacaacaccggcacctgcgcatgctcagttttcagtgcattcctgctgccaaggtggaaagaagcgttttcccaccagctgagattttttttttttttttttgggggggggggggggggggggacacttggtgcccacccaattcttgcctaggcccgcccaaaatctgttgtctggctatgcccctgcattgctctaacctttaggctactcctctacttcacACACAGGAGGGTGGTACCAATGACAGTCCTTGCTTGGGACATCATGGTGATCTCAGTGAAAGAAGGAGGAAGTGATGGTGTGGAAAAGCGTtgagagaaggaagaaaaagtGGTGTGGGACTGTGCTGGCATAGTAGGATATGACAtttgggcaggggggggggggggtaaggaagagAGCATACCAAATTCAATGAAAGCATACGGTCTGGAGACAGAGGCCACCTTCTTGCCATACACTTCAGAGAACTCAACCTGCAGCTCTTCCAGGTAAGTGAAGGCCAATTTCTTGGAGTAGCTGGCATTGGAAAGTGTGAGATAGCAGACCCCCTGGGAGATCAGATAGCTGAAAGGCAAGAGAGAGACAAGGAGATGGAGAATTTAACTGTGCCCATGGATACAGCGGTGTTAGGTCACCCCTCTACAGATGACCCTCTACACAGATACATATCCACAAAAAAATTTAACACACATCCTGTTTATCTGCTATACTTCAATTCTTATTTCCCCATCTACCCACACATAAAGGACCCCCCAGCCTCATCTATCCTTTCAGTACCAACCTACATCTGAAGACCCAGTCATTCATCCATGTCTTTAATTCAACCTTTTCTCCACTTGTTCTCTCCATTCTTCATCTTTTTACTAACTACTACCCACTGAAGAGCTAGTCAAATATTAACCTATAAATGTGAACAACTCAACACGACCCAATACCTCATCCACACATCACTCTGTTTGGCAATCCGTCCTTTACGATACAGCTTGCTGCTAGGTTTTGTGTATCTCTTCTGGTTTGGTGGCCATTTCTtgtattttctcagccacttggacAAAAGGCCCTGCAGTACTTCCAACAATCTGTCCCACTTAGCCGCAGTTCCATCCAACTGCCCCGTCCGCTCAGCCTCTGATCCACCCAACAACCCCGTCCACTGGGCTGCTGACCTGCCCAATAACCCTGTCCGTTCAGCCACTGATCCACCTAGCATTGATTCTGTATCCACTTTCTCCCCACAACTTTATAGAAAATTAGCACCAGCACATACTGGAAGGTCATAGGGCCAGCCTCCAGTGAACAGCGGGAGGGCGAGTGCTCGCTCAGCTTCCGGAAGAGCTGCTTTGCCTGATTCTGATACTCCTGCAGGTTCCGGCTGGACtgtgagggaagaaaaacagtgttAACACACCTTTCCAGTGAGCAGTGTGGATTTCTAGTCTGCCTTTCTAGAGGAACGCTTAATGTGTAATCCCAATGTTTCTGGAATTCTGGTCCAGTAATTCCCTGGCACAATCTTAAATTGCCCTGCTCCTGGTACCTAATTTGAGCAGTAGCCCCTTCAGCTGAAggccttaccccctcccccccccaatggtgccaaaaacgatgctttccaccttggcagtctacgTCATCTTCCTGAGCCACCGACACCGGTACCCACACATGCTCAGAAACTAAATAAGTAATAGGTAAAGTCCCTATGCAGCACGAGAAATGGGAGGAAGCCAGAAGCTTGTTCCATAAAGAGAAGACagctttaacccgagtccctgaggaaagaacTTTGAAACCCACGGTGTCGGGTGCTTCTAGGGGAAGGCAGTCGGAAATTAACAGTTGTTCCAGCTCTCCGACTCAGCGGAGCAAGGACTCAGTGAGAACGctgacaaaatgataaagataATTTTAAGTTTATGATTGATTATGCTAGTTTAAAATATTGGTGTATCACTATAAGACACGAATAGCATATACACAAATGAAAaagagtagcccgatgaaagaagtgctataccactgggCGACAGTAAATCTGGTTGCCTATAAACAGTGGAATTTACTGAGGGCACTCTTATACAAaattcatttgaaaaaaaaaataatattttagtATGTTCTAGCAATGTGGTTTTCAGAAATTGCCAGCTATTTGTCTAGGTAGCGGTAGTCTTGGTTCTAGCAGAGCAGAAACTAAATAAGACCcattctggtttcatgtgataaatgtacatacattgagtcccttgtgaaagaagtacaagaactaagagaagaaGTGGCAAGACCAAGAAGCATCTGGGACAACCTGAAAGTTGACCCAGAGACCCAGATCAAACATTGAGGACTTCCAGCAAAGGGAAAGAAGATCTTGGACAGGCAgagcacagctggaagcaggtcaccaagtcccacaagatcaatcctccaactccaccttctattcagctaaagaatcggttcacagccctggaggtagaagagctagaaacatctaaaaaaaaactgATGGCATTTTTGGTCATTGTTTCCTCCTCAGTCGGACAATTGGCCCAAAGAaagcgaaaggtagtggtggttggagattcatTTCTCAGGGGTACGGAAGCGCCCATCTGCCGGCCAGATATGTTGccagagaggtgtgctgtctgcctgatgCCAAGATTCGTGATATTGTGGAAAgactgcctagactcatcaagcctacagaccacgctcctatgctactcatccatgttggcacaaatgatacagctaagTATCCTACTGAACGTGTTGTATGAGACTTtgtggctttgggtcagagggtgaagcatctaggtgcgCAGGCGGTGTTCTCATCAATCCTCCCTGTCGAAGGTAAAAGGTCGAATGAGAGATGCTTGCATCTTGgagatacagtgaaacctcggttttcataGACTTCGGATTTTGTCGTTTTCGGTTTTCGTCAAATTTGTtagcgaaaaatttgtctcggttgcTTCGGTTTTCGTCGGTGTGCCCACGCTGGTAATTTTGCGTTCTCCTGCGgcgttcttctggggcgttgtttTTCATTGTGTGATACAAATTTTGTCATTTTGCCCACCCTGCTGCTTTTGGTTCAGTGCCTCTTCATAAATGACTGTGGCTTGATGATACAAATTTTGTCATCATGGGACCAAAAAAAGTTTCTAGAGCCAGCAGCCCTTCAAAGAAGGACAGGAACATGATcgagttgaagaaggaaatcactaaaaaatacAAGAGCggcattaagattgctgaaatTGGCCACATGTACGGGAAGTCACCATCCATGATAAGTTCAATTGTGGCGAAAAAGGAAGCAATAAAAGAGGCAAAAGGCGTGAATGTGCTAACGAAGCAGAGAtggcaaacaattgaagatgtggaacagttattattcatttggatcaatcaaaaacagttagatggcgattctgtttctgaggccatCATGTGAAAAGGCCAGACTGTTGTATGCCAATCTCATTAAGAACATGCCTGGGACAAGTGCTAGTTTactaaggggcttattttcaaagcacttagacttacaaagttacacagattactatggaactttgtaagtctaagtgctttgaaaatacgcctctaagtGATTTTAAGGCCAGCAGCGGGTGGTTTGAAAAATTCAAGAGGCGCACTGGCATACACAGTGTTACTAGGCATGGCGAAGGTGCGAGTTCGGACAAGTCTGGTGCCAACAaatttgtgtctgaattcaaagattacgtagaggctggaggattcatcccccaacaagtcttcaactgtgatgaaactggcctgttttggaagaaaatgccaaagagaacgttcattacacaggaggaaaaggcactgccaggacataagcctatgaaagataggcTAACTCTTCtgttgtgtggtaatgctagtggtgattgtaaagtgaagcccttactggtgtaccattcagaaactcctagagtatttagcagaaacaatgtgatcaaaagtaaactgtgtgtgatgtggagagcaaacaagaaagcatgggtcacgAGGGCAATTTTTattgagtggatgaatgaagTGTTTGGGCCGAGTAtgaaaaaatacctccaggaaaatcatttgccccttaagtgcctcctgttaatggacaatgctcctgcacatcctccaggtttggaagatgcactgttggagcagttcagttttatcactgtgaagttcttgccccctaataccacaccactcatccagcccatggaccagaatgtcatttccaatttcaagaaactgtacacaaaagcattgtttcaaaggtgctttgaggtgacatcagatacagaattgtccttaaGAGAGTTCTGGAAAAACCATTTCAACATTCTCAACTGCATTAGCCTCATAGATAAGGCTTGGCAGGGAGTGACATCCAGGACGATGAACTGTGGCTGGAAGAAATTATGgccaggatgtgtgcatgagagagatttagaagGGTTAGAGACTTCACCCGATGACCCTACACATGTTGTGCAGTCAATTGTTTATTTGGGGAAGTCCATGGGTTTGGAGGTGAGTGGTGAGGATGTGGAAGAGTTGGTGGATGACCACAGTGAAGAACTCACCATTGAAGAGCTGCAAGACCTTCACCTAGAAGTGCAACAAACGGCAGATGAAGACGTTGCTTTGGATaaggaggaagagacaggggagaatgtgccttcttcagagattaaggacatcttctccacgtggagtaaagtacaggtgtttgtggagaaaaatcacccagacaaagctgttgcAGGCTGTGTCTGCAACTTGTTTAATGATAATGCCTTGCCtcattttaggcaaatcttaaagaggcagcagaaacaaacctctttggacagctttcttgtgcgacatgggtccactgactctgaagctggtcctagtgccaaaagaccaagaagggaagtgacccccccagATAGTGCCTTGATACCTACTgtccttatggagggggatccccctccCAAACAATAATAtctgcacctctctctctccgTCTTCCAAAcgccaagaagagtcttcagaaaggtaaatgccatgttaaatgttcatttattctatacattagtcttttttattcatgTACAAGAAAAATTtcttattgcctcggttttcgtcaattattttcggacggattatcgacgaaaactgaggtttcactgtaaatgcatggctgcgtggttggtgctgatgagagtgctttggtttcgtagaccatggcatgattttccaagaggtactgagcggtgatggtgtccatctgtcaaggaagggaaggagtgtcttcagcaacaggctggctaaagtactaaaaaGGGCTTGAAACTAAAATTGATGaggatgggtataaaaggccacaaagccataatgaaccccaaggaaggtaggacatcaaaatcctctatagaagtgaataaaaagagATCTTTTTATTCACTTCACTTTATTaacttctagatcttgaggctacaatgatggaagcggacttggatttagtggtggtcacggagacgtgggttcacggagaaccatgactgggatgttgctatacctggctataatctattcaggaaggacagcataggaaaaaagggtggaggtgcggcattatatgctaagaatgatattcaagtgacagaactgcaagtGGGAAACGCTGGCTTAAATAAAGTCAGACAAGAGGGGGAACTTTAAAACCAGTGTGGTTATCTATTGGTCATTCCCATCACgagtttactatgtttttttttctcttttgtttgttttgggtttataatattcagtaatgttttactttgtattttatattttaaaatcaAAAATTTTGTGAAATTTAAacagctatatatatatttttttctgtttgtttttatttggaaGTTAATATCAAACTTTTGAAACGGCAGCTAGATTTGAATAAAATGTGTCCTTTAGCTTAACCAGATAGTTTttctataacaaaaaaaaaaaaaatggcatgagCTGCCATAACCAACTGGAAAAACAATTTTAACTCAAGAACAGAAAAACACAGCATCGCTGCCCAGATGTGGCAAATAGAATTGTAAAGTGACAGGTATCGGTGCTAAACATTTTTTCCAAACAGTTATGAAGCAAAGGCCAAAAATTATTAATTTGAGGATAATGATAGGCTGTGTCATACCACTGGGCCCAACCCCGTGTCCAACAGTGGCTGGTCTAACTTGTCAGACTATAACGGGGACACTCATTTCATATTGCTTTATTTCCAGAAAACTTGACGGATCCCAATTTGTTTGACTAATGACTGTCAGTGGACCTGTCTtccaggaagtcatccaaacttttttttctttttaaactcgGCTCTATCCCTGGTCCTGATCTCTTCTGTCACAGCACCCGTTTTTCTTCAGAGATGGATGAGTAAAGTATAGGTTAGGTCAGTGGTTCCTaaccttggtcctggaggcaccccagccagtcaggttttcaggatatccacaatgaatattcatgagagagatttgcatgcattgcctcctgtgcatgcaaatctctgtcatgaatattcattgtggatatcttgaaaatctgactggctggggtgcctccaggaccaggtttgggaaccactggattaggtgcagtttttttgttttgttttttctatatGGTACACTGAGAGCAGTAAGGATAATAGACACTCTCCCCGTATTTAGAGGGTTAATTTAAAACTTCTGGCTGTTGCATTCTGTGTTAAAATTTGTGGGGGTCTCTCTGAAGCTGGTTTACAGGCCTGCCTGGTACAAGGGTTATCAGGTGCCCCCTAGGCAAACTTTTACCTCTGTACCCGCTCTCTGAATCACTGTCAAATCCTTGGCTCctctcccccttgagattttgatattaaactaaaaaaaaaaaatcatgattacccCAACCTCACTTTCCTCAGAACAATTCTGCACAAACTAGACATCACAATTTGTTTTGGATAGATTTATGtattgctaattaaaaaaaaaaacaacatccaGGAAAGTGGACCAAATGCTGAAGTGTCTGTGCATTTGTGTAACCGTGCCTTCAATGAAGCTGCTCCTTGCTGCCCCCACCCAAGACGCTGTCGCCCTAGGTGACTGGCTACTTCACCtaagaggtcttttacaaagcagcggtaagcccaacgtgggcttaccactctctCATCCGGAACTTGCGGCAGACAGCTGGattgtgctaacccggtggtaatcaggtatTGCCGCGGGGTTACTGTAGGCACCCTTAccaccactacttatcatttctatagcgctactagacatcaggggtgtagctaggtggggccatggcccatgggcccccgcagatttagccctggcccccctgcaaaggtacctggcggtggcaggggaaggTTGCCAGTGGCGGGGGAT carries:
- the LOC115464932 gene encoding vesicle-trafficking protein SEC22b-B-like; translated protein: MVILTMVARVQDGLLLAASMQESEQSSRNLQEYQNQAKQLFRKLSEHSPSRCSLEAGPMTFHYLISQGVCYLTLSNASYSKKLAFTYLEELQVEFSEVYGKKVASVSRPYAFIEFDTYIQKLKKSYVDSWSKRHLSSINTELQDVQKIMVTNIEEVLQRGEALSALDSKASNLSSVSKKYRKDAQFLNTRSAYAKVAASGIFLFMLMMYLRFWWLV